One genomic window of Halogeometricum sp. S3BR5-2 includes the following:
- the panB gene encoding 3-methyl-2-oxobutanoate hydroxymethyltransferase, whose translation MTTVRDVREMAGATPITMLTAYDATTARVANDAGIDVLLVGDSVGNTDLGYESTLPVTVDEIASRTAAVARGADDALVVADMPFLSVGVDDAESVRNCGRMLKEAEADAVKLESGPRTVDLTERLVELGVPVMAHLGLTPQRVKETGYGRQGTTRDEAHEILDLARRHEDAGAFALVLEHVPANLAAQVTDALSIPTIGIGAGGDCDGQVLVVDDVLGLSERSPPFSKQFGDLRSEMLDAVSEYREAVESGEFPAEEHGHTADELDELY comes from the coding sequence ATGACGACGGTACGCGACGTGCGCGAGATGGCGGGCGCGACGCCCATCACGATGCTGACCGCCTACGACGCGACGACCGCCCGAGTGGCGAACGACGCGGGTATCGACGTGCTCCTCGTCGGCGACAGCGTCGGCAACACCGACCTCGGCTACGAGTCGACGCTCCCGGTCACCGTCGACGAGATAGCGTCGCGGACGGCGGCCGTCGCGCGCGGCGCCGACGACGCCCTCGTCGTCGCCGACATGCCCTTCCTCTCCGTCGGCGTCGACGACGCCGAGAGCGTTCGGAACTGCGGTCGGATGCTGAAGGAGGCCGAGGCCGACGCGGTGAAGTTGGAGTCCGGCCCCCGCACGGTCGACCTCACGGAACGACTCGTCGAACTCGGCGTTCCCGTGATGGCGCACCTCGGCCTCACGCCCCAACGGGTGAAGGAGACGGGCTACGGCCGGCAGGGGACGACTCGCGACGAGGCCCACGAGATACTCGATTTGGCCCGCAGACACGAGGACGCCGGGGCGTTCGCCCTGGTGCTCGAACACGTCCCCGCCAACCTCGCCGCGCAGGTGACCGACGCGCTCTCGATTCCCACCATCGGCATCGGCGCGGGCGGGGACTGCGACGGGCAGGTGCTCGTCGTCGACGACGTCCTCGGTCTCTCCGAGCGGTCGCCGCCGTTCTCGAAGCAGTTCGGCGACCTCAGAAGCGAGATGCTCGACGCCGTCTCGGAGTACCGCGAGGCGGTCGAGTCCGGCGAGTTCCCGGCCGAGGAGC
- a CDS encoding type IV pilin, protein MSPLARTTDRGVSPRSRGTLMLLVVVLLAAVLGGIAFGFQDFLVEPGPRVAFDVEYHADGSTSTLREIPIPREPVSKSADC, encoded by the coding sequence ATGTCCCCGCTCGCGCGGACGACGGACCGCGGCGTCTCCCCCCGTTCTCGGGGGACGCTGATGCTCCTCGTCGTCGTCCTTCTGGCCGCCGTCCTGGGCGGTATCGCCTTCGGATTTCAGGACTTCCTCGTCGAACCCGGCCCCCGGGTCGCGTTCGACGTCGAGTACCACGCCGACGGGTCGACGTCGACGCTCCGCGAGATACCGATTCCGCGCGAACCCGTCTCGAAATCCGCCGACTGCTGA
- a CDS encoding DUF5822 domain-containing protein, which yields MSRVERTNPDGVDYGWVMQTTFVVTILTGSPTVAALSVAYDLPTWAARVSFAVRVGAVIWILTAVAVFLYAKRTDAGDGGTPPEAAVDADD from the coding sequence GTGTCACGCGTCGAACGGACCAACCCCGACGGAGTCGACTACGGGTGGGTGATGCAGACGACGTTTGTCGTCACCATCCTCACCGGGTCGCCCACCGTCGCCGCCCTCTCGGTCGCCTACGACCTCCCGACGTGGGCCGCGCGCGTCTCCTTCGCCGTCCGGGTCGGGGCGGTCATCTGGATTCTCACCGCCGTCGCCGTCTTCCTCTACGCGAAGCGGACGGACGCCGGGGACGGCGGCACCCCACCGGAGGCGGCGGTGGACGCCGACGACTGA
- a CDS encoding translation initiation factor eIF-2B, which translates to MIDDTIEEIREMQTHSSSVVAIKAARALTDLLDRDHATVEEFERDLERNVGALKRANPSHASLYNAMQEIVDRVKGEASSVEEAKALTEESIERVVDDVEQGKSRAAAHAADTFADGETFLTHDYSSTVLDAVKGAASAGTNLTAYVTEARPRYLGRKSARTLADIDRVEPHLLVDGAAGIFLEKCDRVVVGMDCIVGNTLYNRVGTFPIAATANELDVPVTVVGSGAKVVESGFVFENEIRSSAEVSLEPVENVYIENPAYDATPMTLVDQVITDDGVLHFEV; encoded by the coding sequence ATGATTGACGACACGATAGAGGAAATCAGGGAGATGCAGACGCACAGTTCCTCGGTCGTCGCCATCAAAGCCGCGCGCGCGCTGACGGACCTCCTCGACCGCGACCACGCGACGGTCGAGGAGTTCGAACGCGACCTCGAACGCAACGTGGGCGCGCTGAAGCGTGCGAATCCGTCGCACGCGTCCCTGTACAACGCGATGCAGGAGATCGTCGACCGGGTGAAGGGGGAGGCGTCGTCGGTCGAGGAGGCGAAGGCGCTCACCGAGGAGTCCATCGAACGGGTCGTCGACGACGTCGAACAGGGGAAGTCCCGCGCGGCCGCCCACGCCGCGGATACGTTCGCGGACGGCGAGACGTTCCTCACGCACGACTACTCCTCGACGGTGCTCGACGCCGTCAAGGGCGCCGCGTCGGCCGGGACGAACCTCACCGCCTACGTGACGGAGGCCCGTCCGCGCTACCTCGGACGGAAGTCGGCGCGGACGCTCGCGGACATCGACCGGGTCGAACCGCACCTTCTCGTCGACGGCGCGGCGGGCATCTTCCTCGAAAAGTGCGACCGGGTCGTCGTGGGGATGGACTGCATCGTCGGCAACACCCTGTACAACCGCGTCGGCACGTTCCCCATCGCCGCCACTGCCAACGAACTCGACGTGCCCGTCACCGTCGTCGGGTCGGGCGCGAAGGTGGTCGAGAGCGGCTTCGTCTTCGAGAACGAGATTCGCTCCTCGGCGGAGGTGTCGCTGGAACCCGTCGAGAACGTCTACATCGAGAACCCCGCCTACGACGCCACGCCGATGACGCTCGTCGACCAGGTCATCACCGACGACGGCGTCCTCCACTTCGAGGTCTGA